TGCCGCTTGGAACAGTCATTGGTGTCTTGACGCTTGTCGTTCTCATGCGCCCATCGGTGACTGACGGTTTTGTGTCAAAGAACGCTGAGCCGACTGCTGGTGACGGATGACCATGCGTCGCACCGGAGACGCGGTGGAAAGCTTCTTCGTGACATCAATATCCTCTCCTGCGTCCCTGTGTACGCGACCGTTGTCCGACTGAAATCAAAATGTCGCCATCTTCATGAAATGCCCACAGTGCGAGACTCCACTAAGATTGGTGGCCGCGACGGAGGTCAACAATCAACCACCACGGGCAACGGTACTCCGCCGCTTCCGGATCATTGACCTGCTCGCTGTGACCGCCTTGGTAGCGTTGCACCTCGCTTCACTCCCCGCCGAAGTATCCAAAGGAGGATCGGAGATTGCCGCCTTGCTTTATCTTTCGCCGACGGCGATCACATGCTTGATTCACCTTCGATTGCGCCTGAACATCTCCGCGGCGATCTTCGTGCATTACGTCCTGACTATCGCATGGACGTTCCTGCACGCCGTGGGCCTTCACTACGCTACCAACGCATACAATCCGATGATGCGTTCTGGTCAACGCGTGGAGATGGCCGTTTACTCGAACGCGTGGAACGACACTCTGGAGATGGCTGGATGGGCCATCGCATTTGCTGCTACCTATGGCGTCGTTTGCTACACTGCAGTATCTGCGGCAATCAATTACGGTCCGTGTCCGGCGGGCGCGGGAACTGATAACAGCGGATAAATATCACATGTACCGGAACTGCGTTAGCACGTTTTCACACATGGATCACCAATCGTCCCGACCCGGTGATGCGGGACGTTGCAGACCGATTCCCGTTACGCATCCACCACAAGCCGTGCCCAAGTTCCACTATTCACACTGAAAGGCAATCGAGATGTCCAGCACAACAACCGAGTCTCGCCCATTCGTACCTGATCGCATTGTTGTTAGCCTTGCTCAACTTCTTGCATTTGTTGCTGCAGTTGCAATTTTTCCCATGTCCTTGCTCGCGACAATAAGATTTGCATCCTCGCCGTTTGAGGTCTTTATTGGCGTCGTTCTCGGTGGCGTACTTGCTTCTGTGATGGTAATCATTGGCATGGTCACGCCTTCGGCGATGGATATTCGACGGCCATGACAAGGCTTGATCGACACGTCGCAGGACGCTTCTGGCTACCGGGAAACATTTAAGGGGACGGGGGTCTTTTCGGTCTACGTGCTGCATTGGTGGTGCAACGGGCGACAACTCTGAGTCGCTTTGGCTCTAGCCGCGGGCCGATCTGTTTCGACGACGCCATCCAAAACTGGCGTCTTGCATTGCGGGTTGAAGCATTCCGTGCAGATCGCCAACGATGGATCGGGTCGCCGCTTACCCAGAGCGACAGGCGACGATGTTGGCCCGTATTGGCAGCAGTCGCAGAACACGGCTTGCCGGATCCCCATGACCCAGGGGCGATGAAAACGGACGTTGTCGCTACGTTCGGTCAATTAACCGGTGCGTTAACGTTTGGCGTCCGCCGAAGTAGCATCCTGCGGATCGCTGCTTGACGGCGCGTCATCGATCAACATCCGAATCGGGGGCGATTCCAAATCATCGAACTGCCCGCCACGGATACAGCGCACACAGGCCCAAAGAGCCGTGGCCCCCATGGCAATCGCGACCGGTAAGGCAATGAACAGGACACTCATTGGGGACAGACCTCGTTGTTCGTTTCGTCGGACTTGCGCTGCGACAAAGTCATTGCGATCACCGAAAGGGAACTGAGCGGCATCAACAATGCGGCCAACAATGGGGTCACAAGACCGGCCATGGACAGAGCCACCGCCAGAAGGTTATAGCCGATCGAAACGGCGAAGTTGCGGCGGATGCTATGACGAGTTTTCTGGGATCCATCCATCAATCGGACCACTCCCATCAACGAACCATCGCCGATCATGACGGGTGCGGCCGTCAGGCTTGCCGAAGCACCACCACGTAAGGCAACGCCGACATCGGCCGCGGCCAAGGCGACCGCATCATTCAACCCATCGCCGACCATGACAACGGGGCCGTATCGCTTGGCCGATTCCACCGCCGCCAACTTGTCTTCGGGCAATAGACCGCCCAAAGCCTTTTCGTTGGCGATGCTGAGCGTGCTGGCAACGCGAGCCACGGTGGCGGCATCATCGCCTGACAGAATCCCGACCTGCCACCCCAAACGCTGCAACTTGGCCAACACGGCGGGCGATTCCTGGCGGATCTGATCGGCAATCCCCATCACGGCAACGATGTCGCCGTCGCGTGCGACAAAGATCGGCGTGCTACCGCTGGATTCAATTTCGTCGACAAAACCTTGCAATGAATGCCCGTTTGGAAACTGCACCAAGCGACGATTTCCAATCATGTAGTCGTGTGATCCATCCCGTGCGGTGACGCCAAGTCCCGGACGATGGTTCACGTGTGCAATGAAACCATCGATGGATTCATCGGTTTCTATCGCCCCCGGTCGCCCACGTTGAACCGCCGCGGCAATCGGATGGTGCACGTGACGCTGAATCGCCCGTACGGCGTTCCAGTCACGATCGCTTCCGTACCAATGAGTCACTTTCATTCGCCCCTCGGTCAGCGTGCCGGTTTTATCGAAGAAGATGGTCCCCGGCTTCGCCAAGCGTTCCAAACAGTCACCCGCACGCACTAAGACCTTCTGCTTTGCCAAGCGGCCGACGGCCACCGCGACGGCCAACGGCGTGGCCAGTGCCAACGCACAAGGGCAGGCTACGATCAATAGTGCAACGACATTCGACACCGCTTGTGTGGAATCATGCATCACCCAGTAAACCCCGGTGATCATCGCCAGCATCAAAACGATGATGACGAACCATCCACCGATACGATTGGCCAACTGGACGATTGGTGTTCGTGCGGCGGCGGCATCGGCGACGGCATCGGTGATGGCCGCCAGTCGCGTGTCGCCGCCCACCGCGGTGGCTTGAATCGTCAACGCCCCTTGGACGTTTTCCGTTCCCGCTTCGACGTGATCGCCTTCATCGACGGGAACCGGGACGGATTCACCGGTCAACAGTGAACGATCCAAGGTCGATGTCCCTTGGACGACCTGACCATCCACGGGAACGCTTTCACCCGCGTCGACACGAACACGATCGCCCACCATCACTTCGCTTAGCGGCACACGTTGCGCGACGCCATCAGGGTCAATGCGATTGACGGCCACCGGGGACATCCGAATCAGGCCGGCGACCTCGTCCCCGGCGCGGCGCTGCTGTCGTGACTGGAGCCACCGGCCCGCCAACAAGAAAAAAACCAAACAGGCAATGCTGTCGAAATAGACATCGCGTTGGGAATCAAAAAGCCCATGCAAGCTTGCCAACAAACCGGCCGCCAAACCGACGGCCACCGGCAAATCCATGTGTGGCGTTCGGGTCCGCAACGAAGCCCAGGCGCTTTGGAAAAACACACGACCGGGAAAAATAACTGCGACCACGCCAAGGCCGACGCCGGCGAATCGCAAGATTTGTTGATGGCTATCGGCGATCCCCGTAAAGCTTCCCGCATACAACGCGATCGCAACCCACATTGCGTTGGCGGCACAAAACCCGGCCACCGCAAGATCGATCAACTGGCCATGACTTTCGCGCAGGTTGCGGTCGTCATCCCCATCGGAAAGCGGGGACAGGTGATACCCCAGTTTGGAAACCCGGTCGGCAATGTGGGACAGTTTCTGGCAACTGGGATCGAAAACTATTTCGATGGTCTGTTGATGATAGTTGACGCCCGAGCGAACCCAGCCGGGCACACGTTCCGGTGCACGTTCCAGCAGCCACACACAGGCGGCACAGTGCAAACCGTCGACCGCCAGTTTGCACTTCAACAGGGGAACTTGGTCATCGGAATCAACCACCAATGGCGCCGATCGTCCCATCAGCCGCGGATCATCCAGATCCGAGTAGTCGACCGATTCCGGTTCCCACGGAGCGTCACCGTCGACATCACGCAGTTCGTAATACTGGTCCAGTCCCCAGCTTTGGATCAGCTCGTACGCCCCCTGACAACCGTGGCAACAAAAGACATTGCCGTTTGCATCAGCCGGCCGTCGCGTCGTAAGGCCACAGTGGATGCATTGACTGTCGGCCGAAGCATCGCGGTCCGCGGCACCGGTCGCATCGCCTGATTGCGAAATGATCGTCGACATTGCGTCGTTGACCTTCAAGGCTCAGGGTGACAACACGGCAGCGGTTCGTCGTTGGTGGCGGACCAGACTTCCTGGGCACTGGGCTGGTCACCCAATCGCGGCGGTTGCATCGACGCCAAGTCCGCCGAAGCGCGACCGGTGGCGGTATACAGACCGGTCAGCACCAACAAGACCGCTGCAAGCATCGGCATGACCACGCGAGACCGATTCATCAGCGTTCCGGCCCCGACAACCACGGCGGTCAGTGCGGGCAAGGTACCGATCCAGAATGCCGTCATCGTCGCCATCGCGCCGGGAACCGTGCCGGCGCCCGCAGCCATCAGCACGAATAAATACAGCCAACCACAAGGCAGCCACGTCGTCAAAAGGCCGCCCAGATACGCTTTGCCGATCGGGCCACGCGATGCCAAAACCGGCTTGGCCTTTGAAAGCAGACCGGCAATTTTCGATGGTTTGATTTCCCGAGTGCCGGTCAATCGGTTGCGAGGAAGCAAACCGAAAATTCGCCACAACCCCATGCCGATCAATAACATCCCGGCCAACTTGGACGCCAGCATTTGGAATCCCGCGACATCACCACCGATCGTGATTGCGGACCCCAAAAGCCCCGCCATCAGTCCGGCGGACAGGTACGTCGTCAAACGTCCCAGATGATAAGCCACCAGTGCCGTACCTCGGCTGCGGCCATCGGTCGCCC
The Crateriforma spongiae DNA segment above includes these coding regions:
- the ccoS gene encoding cbb3-type cytochrome oxidase assembly protein CcoS; this translates as MSVLFIALPVAIAMGATALWACVRCIRGGQFDDLESPPIRMLIDDAPSSSDPQDATSADAKR
- a CDS encoding heavy metal translocating P-type ATPase; translated protein: MSTIISQSGDATGAADRDASADSQCIHCGLTTRRPADANGNVFCCHGCQGAYELIQSWGLDQYYELRDVDGDAPWEPESVDYSDLDDPRLMGRSAPLVVDSDDQVPLLKCKLAVDGLHCAACVWLLERAPERVPGWVRSGVNYHQQTIEIVFDPSCQKLSHIADRVSKLGYHLSPLSDGDDDRNLRESHGQLIDLAVAGFCAANAMWVAIALYAGSFTGIADSHQQILRFAGVGLGVVAVIFPGRVFFQSAWASLRTRTPHMDLPVAVGLAAGLLASLHGLFDSQRDVYFDSIACLVFFLLAGRWLQSRQQRRAGDEVAGLIRMSPVAVNRIDPDGVAQRVPLSEVMVGDRVRVDAGESVPVDGQVVQGTSTLDRSLLTGESVPVPVDEGDHVEAGTENVQGALTIQATAVGGDTRLAAITDAVADAAAARTPIVQLANRIGGWFVIIVLMLAMITGVYWVMHDSTQAVSNVVALLIVACPCALALATPLAVAVAVGRLAKQKVLVRAGDCLERLAKPGTIFFDKTGTLTEGRMKVTHWYGSDRDWNAVRAIQRHVHHPIAAAVQRGRPGAIETDESIDGFIAHVNHRPGLGVTARDGSHDYMIGNRRLVQFPNGHSLQGFVDEIESSGSTPIFVARDGDIVAVMGIADQIRQESPAVLAKLQRLGWQVGILSGDDAATVARVASTLSIANEKALGGLLPEDKLAAVESAKRYGPVVMVGDGLNDAVALAAADVGVALRGGASASLTAAPVMIGDGSLMGVVRLMDGSQKTRHSIRRNFAVSIGYNLLAVALSMAGLVTPLLAALLMPLSSLSVIAMTLSQRKSDETNNEVCPQ
- a CDS encoding sulfite exporter TauE/SafE family protein, producing the protein MTAFLAATVLASVLGSLHCVGMCGPLAIWATDGRSRGTALVAYHLGRLTTYLSAGLMAGLLGSAITIGGDVAGFQMLASKLAGMLLIGMGLWRIFGLLPRNRLTGTREIKPSKIAGLLSKAKPVLASRGPIGKAYLGGLLTTWLPCGWLYLFVLMAAGAGTVPGAMATMTAFWIGTLPALTAVVVGAGTLMNRSRVVMPMLAAVLLVLTGLYTATGRASADLASMQPPRLGDQPSAQEVWSATNDEPLPCCHPEP